CGAGCGAAGCGGTCGACGTGAACGCGGGCAGCGCGCGGCGGCCGCCCGCCGTCAGCGTGGGCACCGCCATGTCGCTGGTCTTCTCGCGGCGCAGGCCCTTCTCGTCCACCTCGGCCTCGCCGAGCACGGCGACGACGGGCACGAGGAGCCGGGCGCCCCTGAGCGCCTCCAGCACGGGGCGCTCCGCGCTCCGGTCCTGCGCCCAGGCGGCGAGTGCCGCGGCCAGCGCCGGGTCGGCGGTGCCGTCGTCGTCGGAGTAGCCGGAGTCGGGGATGTTCTTGAGCGCCACGCGACGAGCCTAGTTCGTCGGCGGCGGCGCCCGGGGCGCGGGGGCGCGAAGAGGCACGGGAAGGCACGGGAAGGCACGGGAAGGCACGGAGAGGCGCGCAGAGGCGGCACGGACGGGAGCCGAGAGGGGCTTGGGGGCACAGAGAGGAGCCGAGGGGCACGGCCGGGCCGGGCGGATCACCTCCGGCGGCGGAGCACCCCCCGGGCGGAAGCGGCGCACTTCCGGCCGCACCGGGTCACGCCCGGCGACGGGGTCACGTCCGGCGGAACCGGATCACCTCCGGCCGCACCGGATCACGCCCGGCCGCGCCGGATCACGCTCGGCGGGACGGGGTCACGTCCGGCGGCCGCCGCGCCACAGCACCGCCGCCGCGGCCAGCAGCAGCGCGCCGAGGCCGCCGGTGACCGGGGCGAGCCATCCGCCGCCCGACTCCGCCGAGGCGCCGTCCGGGCCGGTGCCGAAGTACCGCTCGCGATGGCCCTGGAGGGACGCGGTCTTCGGGTCGGTGTCGCCCGGGACCGGCTTGCCGCCCTGCTCGATCGCGGCGGCCGGGTCGACGATGCCGTACCCCGTGGAGTCGTCGCGTCCGCTCTTCGGGCCGCCGCGGGCGGTGGCGGCGAGGAGCCGCTTGATCTGGGCGGGGGTGAGCCGGGGGTGCGCGGCCCGGACGAGTGCGGCGGCGCCGGAGACGAAGGCGGACGCCGCGCTGGTGCCCCAGCCCTCGTAGTACCTGCGGTCGGGGTCGGCGATGACGACGTCGACGCCCGGCGCGCTGACGGTGGCGTACCAGCGCCGGGTGGAGAAGGAGGCGTGGGTGCCATAGCGGTCTACGGCCGCGACGGCGATGACACCGGGGTAGGCCGCCGGGTACGAGATGTGGTCGCCCTTCTCGCCCCCGTTGCCCGCCGAGGCGACGACGACCGCGCCCTTGGCGAGGGCGTACTGGACGGCTGCGTCCTCGCCTGCGTCCGGGTGCGCGGACTCGCTGTCGTCACCGAGGGAGAGGTTGATGACGTCGGCACCGTTGTCGGCGGCCCAGCGGATGCCCTGGGCGAGTGCGGTGCCGCGGGTCTTGCGGGCCTTGGCGCGGGCGGGATCGGCACCTTCGAGGATCACCCGCACGGGGAGGATCCTGGCCTCGGGTGCGATGCCCAGCACTCCCTCATCACGGCCGGGGCCATGGCCGTGACCCGCGATGATCCCGGCCATCGCGGTGCCGTGCCGGGCCCACGCGCGGTCGCCGCGCTTCGCCCCGAACCCGATGAGGTCCTTGGTGGGGAGGACGCTGCCCACCAGGTCCGGATGGCTGTCGTCGACGCCGGTGTCGAGCACCGCGACGGTGATGCCCGCGCCCTTGGTCGTGCGCCACGCCTCCTCGGTGTGCAGGGCTTCCAGGGCCCACTGCCGGACCCGGATGCCGTCGGCCTGCGCGGGTGCGGCGGAGACGAGCGAGAAGGCGACGGCCGCGGCGACGGCCCCCAGGAGCCGCCCGGGCCTGGCGCGGTTGCGGAGGCGTGCTGCCGTCATTCGGGGCGCTCCCGTGTGGTGGCGGACTCGCGCAGGGCGCGCTCGATGCGGTCCGCGATTCCCTTGGCCTCGTGGCCGAGGCCGGCCTGGGCGGCGGCGGACGTACCGCCGGGCACGGTGGCCTCGGCGGCCGGCACGGGGTCGGCCACGGGGCGGCCGTCGGCGAACCCGGAGACGGCGAAGACCACGACGGGCGCGTCGGTGAGCACGCTGATGGTCCAGCTGGCCCGCTGGCGGTCGCCGAAGCGCGCGGCGACGGTGCCGGTGACCGGGTAGGTGCGGGGCATCAGGTCGGCCCGTTCGTCCAGGTCCTCCCGGGAGAACCTGGAGTGCAGGGCCGCCATGGCGTCCCGGTCGGCCTCGGTGACGACCATGCCGACGGTCGTGACGCCGGAGGTGGTGGCGTCGGTGTAGGTGGCGCGGAGCACGCGCAGGCAGCCGACCGGCCGGAGGGCCTTCAGCAGCAGCGGGTCGAACGCCCCGGTGCACGGGCCGTCGGGCGCGACAGCGACGCGGGTCCACACCCGGTCCGCGCCGCCGGGTCCCGCTCCGTCGCCCTTGATCGTCCGCGGGAAGAGCGTGTCGACGGGGACGCTGTGCCAGAGCGTGCGTACGTCGGCGTAGCGGGGCTGGGTGGCGGGCGACGCGGCCGGATCGTCCACGAGCCAGCTCCCGGTGACCGCTCCGCCGATCAGCCCCAGGCCGAGTACGACGCAGGCGAGGGCGGCCACGGCCCTTGCGGGACGCCGGTCCCGGACCGGGCGCAGCCGGGTGGTGATCTCGGCGGGGGTCTCGGGGAAGGCGCCGGGGTGGGGTGGTGGCGGCGCCGCGTGCGTCATCCAGGGCCACGGGCTGCCCGGGGTGCCCGGGGTGTTCGTGGGACCGGTTTCGGGCCCGCCCGCGGACGCCCCCGGAGCGGAGGGCTGAGCGGGTACGGGTGCCCTGGGCACGGGGGGCGCCGCGGCAGCAGGGAGGGTCCCGGGCGCGGTCGCCGTCATCGGGGCCGGAGGCGCTGGGGGTACGGAAGGCGTTGGGCGTACCGGAGGCGCCGGGGGTACCGGAGACGCTCCGGGTGCGGCGGGCGCCCCGGCGAAGCGTGGCGGTACCAGGGGGCGCGGGGGTATCTCCTCGGCGAGGCGGCGTACGGGAGCGCCGGGGCGCCGGCCGTCGCCGGGGGGCGGCGGCACGGACCGGCCCGGGGCATGGGGCGCGGGTGCGGCGGGTGCAGCGGGTGCACCGGGTGGCACCGGTGCGTGGGGTGCACCGGGGGCGTCGGGCTCGGCGGTCACGCCCGCCCGGAAACCCGGCGAGGTCCGCCTGCCCGGCGAGGACGGCGTGCCCGGGACGGACGCGGGGGCGGAGGCGGACCCGGGGGCGGATACCCGCTCGGGGGCCGGAACGGACTCGGGGGCCGAGACTGCGCGCGTGCCCGGGACGGAGTGCGGCGTCGGGGCGGAGTGCGGTATCGGGGCGGGCGACGGTGTCGGGCCGGGCGGCGGGCCCGAGCGCGCGGCCGGTGCGCCCGGGAGCGCGCCGCGGGGCGCGGGTGAATCCGCACCGCTGCCTACAGCCGGACCGGCGGGGGGCGGGTACGGCCGGCCATTGGCACCGTCCGGGAGCGCGCCGCGGGGCGCGGGAGCGCTCGGGCGGCTCGCCCCGGCCCGAGGGGCGGGCGACGGCTGCGGGAGGGCGGGTTGCCGGCCGGGAGCCGGGCCGGTCGAGCCGGGTGCGTTGCCGAACGGGTCCCTCCCGGCACCGGCCGGGCCGCTCCCCGCCCGGGCGCCGGGCGCCGGGACCGCATGGCCCGTGGTGACGGCCGGGCGGGACCCCGGCCCCGGGGCTGAAGCGGCGTCAGAGGGTGCGGTGCGAGGGCGGGGGGCCGGGGAGGCGGAGCCGGCGCGGGGGTCCGGGGTGGAGTCCGTGATCGGGCGGAGACGGGTCGTCGTCTCGGTGGAGGCGGGCGGCTGGTTCGGCGGGACGTGGGGCGGGCGGGACGGGACGCGTGGGCGCTGCGCCTCGGTGCTCATCCGCCCCCCGTTTCCTGGTGCCCGTACCGCCGCCGCATCGCCTTTCGGGGCAGGCCCGTTCGTCGTCGCGGCCCCTCACTCTACGGGCTTGAGCACGCCGGAAGGGAACGGGACCGCGCCCCCGGGGGATCTGCGCAGAAGGTCCCCCTACCCTCGGGTAGACCGGTCTGGCAAGCTCTGCGCATGACTCCCCGTGCCGCTCTCAGGACCCGGTACGACCGGGCCACCGCGCACCTCGACGCACCCCTGGCCGTCGTGGACCTGGAGGCGTTCGACGCCAACGCGGCGGATCTGGTCAGGCGGGCCGGCGGGAAACCGGTCCGGGTGGCCAGCAAGTCGGTGCGGTGCCGGGCGCTGCTGGAGCGGGTACTGGCGAAGGACGGGTTCGCGGGGATCATGTCCTACACGCTGGAGGAGTCGATCTGGCTCACCCGGGCGGGTTTCGGCGATGTGCTCCTGGCGTATCCGTCCGCCGACCGCGCCGGTTTCGCCGAACTGGCGGGCGACGCCAAGCTCTCGTCCGCCGTGACGGTCATGGTCGACGACCCCGCGCAGCTCGACCTGATCGACCGGGCCCGGGGCGGCGGCGCGGAGGAGATCCGGGTCTGCCTGGAACTGGACACCTCGCTCCGTCTGCTGGGCGGCCGGATCCGTTTCGGTGCTCGCCGCTCACCCCTGCGCTCACCCGAGGACCTCGCCGAGCTCGCCCGCGCGATCGTCGCCAGGCCCGGCTTCCGGGTCGTGGGGCTGATGGCGTACGAGGGGCATGTCGCGGGAGTGGGTGACGCGGTCCCGGGCAGTCCGCTGCGCTCTCGTGCGGTCCGCCTGATGCAGTCCGCGGCCCGGCGCGAACTCGCCCTGCGGCGAGCGGCCGTGGTACGCGCGGTGCGGGCGGTGGCGCCGGATCTGGAGTTCGTGAACGGCGGCGGCACCGGCAGTGTGCAGCACACCGCGGCGGAGGACGCGGTCACGGAGGTCGCCGCGGGCTCCGGACTGTTCCTGCCGAGGCTGTTCGACAACTACACGTCGTTCAGCGGGCGGCCCGCCGCGCTGTTCGCCCAGCCCGTCGTGCGGCGGCCGGGCGTCGGTGTGGTGACGGTGCTCGGCGGCGGCTATCCCGCCTCGGGCGCGGCCGGGCGGGACCGGCTGCCGGTGCCGTACCTGCCGGAGGGGCTGCGCTACGACCCGATGGAGGGACCGGGCGAGGTGCAGACGCCTCTGCTGGGGCCGCCGGCGGACGACCTGCTCATCGGCGACAAGGTGTGGTTCCGGCACGCGAAGGCCGGGGAGTTGTGCGAGCGCTTCCCCTCGCTGCACCTGGTCGAGGACGGCCGGGTGACGGCCACCGTGCCGACGTACCGGGGCGAGGGCCGTACGTTCCTCTGAGCCGCCGGTGACGGGGACGGCTCGGCCGGTGACCGCCCCGGCCACGGGAACCGCCCCGCCGGTGAGCCCGCCGCGCCGGGGTCCCGGGGCCGCCGGACGGGGCGCGCGGGCGGTCGGCCGGAGGCGCGGCCGCACTGCCCGGTCCGGCCCCGGGAGCCCCTGTGCCCCGGCGCCCCGGCCGCCCGGAACCCGCACCCCCAGGGGACCGGCCCGTCCGGGGACCCGCCCGTCCGGGGACCAGCGGGGCGTCGTGTGCCCCGGCCGTTCCTCCGCGCGGCGGGGCAGCGGCCTACACGGGGGTGACGTACGCGCCCGAGATGCCGCCGTCCACGAGGAAGTCGGTGGCGTTGACGAAGGACGAGTCGTCGCTGGCGAGGAACGCCACGGCCGCGGCGATCTCCTCCGCGTCGGCGAACCGGCCGACGGGGATGTGCACCAGCCGGCGGGCCGCCCGCTCGGGGTCCTTGGCGAACAGTTCCTGCAGCAGCGGGGTGTTGACCGGGCCGGGGCACAGCGCGTTGACCCTGATGCCCTCGCGGGCGAACTGCACGCCCAGCTCGCGGGACATGGCGAGGACGCCGCCCTTGCTCGCGGTGTACGAGATCTGCGAGGTCGCGGCGCCCATCCGGGCCACGAACGAGGCCGTGTTGATGATGGAGCCCCGGCCCTGCCGGCGCATGTAGGGGATGGCGGCCTTGCAGCACAGGAACACGGAGGTGAGGTTGACCTCCTGGACCCGCTTCCAGGCGTCCAGGCCCGTCTCCAGGATGGAGTCGTCGTCGGGGGGCGAGATGCCGGCGTTGTTGAAGGCGATGTCGACGCTGCCGTACGTGTCGAAGGCGGTCCGGAACAGCGCCTCCACCTGCTCGGCGTCGGTCACGTCCACCTTCACGAAGGTCCCGCCGACCTCCTCGGCCGCGGACTTGCCGGCGGTCTCGTCGACGTCACCGCAGACGACATTGGCCCCTTCGGAGGCCAGGCGGCGCGCGGTGGCCAGTCCGATGCCGCTCC
The Streptomyces tirandamycinicus DNA segment above includes these coding regions:
- a CDS encoding 3-oxoacyl-ACP reductase translates to MSTAHNDTPVCRRLVGRTAVITGAGSGIGLATARRLASEGANVVCGDVDETAGKSAAEEVGGTFVKVDVTDAEQVEALFRTAFDTYGSVDIAFNNAGISPPDDDSILETGLDAWKRVQEVNLTSVFLCCKAAIPYMRRQGRGSIINTASFVARMGAATSQISYTASKGGVLAMSRELGVQFAREGIRVNALCPGPVNTPLLQELFAKDPERAARRLVHIPVGRFADAEEIAAAVAFLASDDSSFVNATDFLVDGGISGAYVTPV
- a CDS encoding amino acid deaminase/aldolase, translating into MTPRAALRTRYDRATAHLDAPLAVVDLEAFDANAADLVRRAGGKPVRVASKSVRCRALLERVLAKDGFAGIMSYTLEESIWLTRAGFGDVLLAYPSADRAGFAELAGDAKLSSAVTVMVDDPAQLDLIDRARGGGAEEIRVCLELDTSLRLLGGRIRFGARRSPLRSPEDLAELARAIVARPGFRVVGLMAYEGHVAGVGDAVPGSPLRSRAVRLMQSAARRELALRRAAVVRAVRAVAPDLEFVNGGGTGSVQHTAAEDAVTEVAAGSGLFLPRLFDNYTSFSGRPAALFAQPVVRRPGVGVVTVLGGGYPASGAAGRDRLPVPYLPEGLRYDPMEGPGEVQTPLLGPPADDLLIGDKVWFRHAKAGELCERFPSLHLVEDGRVTATVPTYRGEGRTFL
- the mycP gene encoding type VII secretion-associated serine protease mycosin, yielding MTAARLRNRARPGRLLGAVAAAVAFSLVSAAPAQADGIRVRQWALEALHTEEAWRTTKGAGITVAVLDTGVDDSHPDLVGSVLPTKDLIGFGAKRGDRAWARHGTAMAGIIAGHGHGPGRDEGVLGIAPEARILPVRVILEGADPARAKARKTRGTALAQGIRWAADNGADVINLSLGDDSESAHPDAGEDAAVQYALAKGAVVVASAGNGGEKGDHISYPAAYPGVIAVAAVDRYGTHASFSTRRWYATVSAPGVDVVIADPDRRYYEGWGTSAASAFVSGAAALVRAAHPRLTPAQIKRLLAATARGGPKSGRDDSTGYGIVDPAAAIEQGGKPVPGDTDPKTASLQGHRERYFGTGPDGASAESGGGWLAPVTGGLGALLLAAAAVLWRGGRRT